One window of Moritella sp. Urea-trap-13 genomic DNA carries:
- a CDS encoding YifB family Mg chelatase-like AAA ATPase, with the protein MNLAVIYSRAILGINAPLITIEVHISEGLPGFTIVGLPETSVKEAKDRVRSALMNSNFVMPAKRITVNLGPADLPKEGSRYDLPIAIAILIASQQINTSRHPQLEFIGELSLSGQLRACRGTIPSIIAGKKAGRSSIIPTENGHEAALIDNANCFTAADLQQVCQHINAEQTLPIAKRVLSLATPTEIQQDMQDIIGQQSAKRALEICAAGSHNLLLFGPPGTGKTMLASRLISIQPDMTEQEALECAAIKSISGNEFVAQDWCRRPFRTPHHTCSAVALVGGGRNPRPGEITLAHNGVLFLDELPEYQRKALDSLREPLEAGQISISRANQQVDFPARFQLIGALNPSPSGYYDNNKFGGNSSQVAKYLSKLSGPFLDRFDLTIEVPALPKGSLTEQGQRGESSDTIKQRVSAAQTIQRQRGNKLNDALSSKEIELHCPLQHQDAVFLELAIDKMGLSTRAFHKIIKIARTIADLNNCIDINKSHLLEALSYRAMDRLLQQINVG; encoded by the coding sequence ATGAATTTAGCCGTGATTTACAGCCGTGCCATTTTAGGTATTAACGCCCCCTTAATCACCATAGAGGTACACATTAGTGAAGGTTTGCCCGGTTTTACTATTGTGGGTCTGCCCGAAACATCGGTCAAAGAAGCCAAAGATCGGGTACGCAGCGCCTTAATGAATTCTAATTTTGTGATGCCAGCAAAACGCATTACCGTCAACTTGGGCCCCGCCGATTTACCCAAAGAAGGCAGCCGTTATGACTTACCCATTGCCATCGCTATTTTAATCGCCTCACAACAGATCAATACCAGTCGACATCCACAATTAGAATTTATTGGTGAATTATCCTTATCCGGCCAACTGCGGGCCTGTCGCGGTACCATTCCCAGTATAATTGCCGGTAAAAAGGCCGGTCGCAGCAGTATTATTCCCACCGAAAATGGTCATGAAGCGGCACTTATCGACAACGCCAATTGTTTTACTGCAGCAGATTTACAGCAAGTATGTCAGCACATAAATGCAGAGCAGACACTGCCCATAGCTAAACGGGTGTTATCACTGGCGACCCCCACAGAAATACAACAGGACATGCAAGATATCATCGGCCAGCAAAGTGCTAAACGGGCGCTGGAGATCTGCGCAGCCGGCAGTCACAATCTGTTGTTGTTTGGTCCACCGGGCACAGGTAAAACTATGCTGGCGAGTCGCTTAATCAGCATTCAACCTGATATGACCGAGCAAGAAGCGTTAGAATGCGCGGCGATTAAGTCCATCAGTGGCAATGAGTTTGTCGCCCAAGACTGGTGCCGCCGGCCTTTTCGTACCCCCCACCACACCTGCTCGGCAGTTGCCTTGGTCGGTGGCGGTCGTAACCCGCGCCCAGGCGAAATAACCCTCGCGCATAACGGCGTACTGTTTTTGGATGAACTCCCCGAATATCAACGCAAGGCGCTCGACTCATTACGCGAACCGTTAGAAGCAGGACAGATCAGTATTTCCAGAGCCAATCAGCAAGTCGACTTCCCGGCTCGATTTCAGTTGATTGGTGCCCTCAACCCCTCGCCTTCAGGTTATTACGACAATAATAAATTCGGTGGTAATAGTAGCCAAGTGGCCAAATACTTAAGTAAATTATCCGGACCATTTTTAGACCGTTTCGACCTCACTATTGAAGTCCCGGCATTACCGAAAGGTAGCTTAACTGAACAAGGCCAACGTGGTGAAAGCAGCGATACCATTAAACAAAGAGTCAGTGCAGCACAAACTATCCAACGCCAACGGGGTAATAAATTAAATGACGCACTCAGTAGTAAAGAAATAGAATTACATTGCCCATTACAACATCAAGATGCAGTTTTTTTAGAGCTGGCGATAGATAAAATGGGCTTATCAACACGCGCATTCCATAAAATAATTAAGATCGCACGCACCATCGCAGATTTAAACAATTGTATAGATATCAATAAATCCCATTTACTGGAAGCACTTTCTTATCGCGCCATGGACCGTTTGTTACAACAAATAAATGTGGGATAA
- a CDS encoding acyltransferase has translation MLSIFTQKVAGAIAFLCYLFNTIFWLIPILILSFLKTLLPFSATQKALSQLLDGCASNWILVNGLTQKLIGNPDIQVNGIEELSLNKWYMVISNHQTWVDILVLQRVLNGKIPFLKFFLKKELIFVPFLGLAWWALDFPFMKRYSKQFLAKNPHMRGKDIETTKKACAKFKHKPVSVMNFVEGTRFTQHKHTQQASTFNHLLKPKAGGIAFALDAMNGQLDTLVNVTIYYPQGIPTFWQFISGQVQQIQVQVTTHDISSDYIGDYLNDKAFQAEFQQWINALWVNKDQALAQLKQASLND, from the coding sequence ATGCTCTCGATATTCACGCAAAAGGTTGCTGGCGCCATTGCATTCCTCTGTTATCTTTTCAATACTATCTTTTGGTTAATACCAATTCTGATACTGTCTTTTTTGAAAACGCTGCTACCTTTTAGCGCCACCCAAAAAGCATTAAGCCAGTTACTCGATGGTTGTGCGTCTAATTGGATTTTGGTCAATGGCCTAACCCAAAAATTAATTGGCAATCCTGATATTCAAGTTAATGGTATAGAAGAGTTATCGCTGAATAAATGGTACATGGTTATTTCAAATCACCAAACTTGGGTCGATATCTTAGTCTTACAACGGGTGTTAAATGGCAAGATCCCATTTCTAAAATTCTTCTTAAAAAAAGAACTGATCTTTGTGCCATTTTTAGGTTTGGCCTGGTGGGCGCTCGACTTTCCTTTCATGAAACGTTACAGCAAACAATTTTTAGCGAAGAACCCACACATGCGTGGTAAAGACATTGAAACAACAAAAAAAGCCTGTGCTAAATTTAAGCATAAGCCTGTTAGTGTGATGAATTTTGTTGAAGGCACTCGTTTTACTCAACATAAACATACTCAACAAGCATCGACTTTTAACCATTTATTAAAACCTAAAGCAGGTGGTATCGCCTTTGCCCTCGATGCGATGAATGGCCAACTCGACACCTTAGTTAATGTCACGATTTACTATCCGCAAGGTATCCCCACTTTTTGGCAGTTTATTAGCGGCCAAGTACAGCAGATCCAAGTGCAAGTGACTACCCACGACATTAGCAGCGATTACATCGGTGATTATCTCAATGATAAAGCCTTTCAAGCTGAGTTCCAGCAATGGATAAATGCATTATGGGTAAATAAAGACCAAGCATTAGCGCAACTGAAGCAGGCATCATTAAATGATTAA
- a CDS encoding acyltransferase yields MINFLPSFVLMLISTTLVVINIICSLTLITLTGLIKLVLPFTPVQQATRKSADMLLHMWADINSWMIKLINKVEWDVEIQGELSKDNWYLLIANHHSWADIVILFTVFANKISLPKFFVKQAILFVPFVGSACWALDMPFMKRYSKQTLAKKPHLKGKDLQSARQACAKAKLSPTTIVNFAEGTRFTPDKQQQTNSPYRYLLPPKSGGIALALASMGNTFEQILNVTIIYPDNLNSPFKDLLQGKLKRIVIRVETITITPDLQGDYENDATFKHNFQQWVTILWQRKEQLIATYYQQK; encoded by the coding sequence ATGATTAATTTTCTACCTTCGTTCGTATTAATGCTTATCAGTACTACATTAGTGGTTATTAATATTATTTGCTCATTAACGTTAATCACCCTGACTGGTTTGATTAAATTAGTACTACCTTTTACGCCGGTACAGCAAGCCACACGTAAGAGCGCTGATATGCTTCTACATATGTGGGCAGACATAAATTCTTGGATGATCAAACTGATTAATAAAGTCGAATGGGATGTTGAAATACAGGGCGAATTAAGCAAAGACAATTGGTATTTGTTGATTGCCAATCATCACAGCTGGGCTGATATTGTCATTCTCTTTACCGTGTTTGCCAACAAAATCTCACTACCAAAATTTTTCGTCAAACAAGCGATCTTATTCGTGCCGTTTGTGGGTAGTGCTTGCTGGGCATTAGATATGCCATTCATGAAACGTTACAGCAAACAAACGCTGGCCAAAAAGCCGCACTTAAAAGGTAAAGATTTACAGAGTGCCCGTCAAGCGTGTGCCAAAGCTAAACTATCACCGACAACCATAGTTAACTTTGCCGAAGGCACGCGTTTTACGCCAGACAAGCAACAACAGACAAATTCGCCTTACCGTTATTTACTACCGCCAAAATCAGGTGGCATTGCGCTAGCACTCGCATCCATGGGCAACACCTTTGAGCAGATATTAAATGTCACCATTATCTACCCCGATAATCTCAATTCCCCGTTCAAAGATTTACTCCAAGGTAAATTAAAGCGAATTGTCATTCGCGTTGAAACAATAACCATCACCCCAGACTTGCAAGGTGACTATGAGAATGATGCGACGTTTAAACACAATTTCCAACAATGGGTGACAATTCTTTGGCAACGAAAAGAACAACTAATAGCAACCTATTACCAACAAAAATAG
- a CDS encoding AMP-binding protein, whose translation MSTLAPNLNTPLDALLHWEKHRANEVYLRQPINGTFHEFTWSQVADQTKRIAQALQSLGLAPGDKIAILAKNSAEWFINDLAIMYAGYISVPIYSTANAKTINYVLEHSEAKVLFVGKLDNYQSLEGKLPADVITISYPYETLTCQYKWNDLLEQHQPLATPAHINLDDLMSIIYTSGSTGNPKGVMITFAAFKSASQNIITSLGFVAGDRLLSYLPLAHITERVYIEGSSIYAGEGVVSFVESLDTFVSNIQSVEPTLFISVPRLWTRFQMGVLQKMPAHKLNFLLKIPFVNGLVRAKIKRGLGLHHARMLGCGSAAVSPALLKWYERLGLNITEAWGMTENLAYGTLNHPFNPQKIGTIGKPGKGVDLKISEIGEILVKGDGLMTGYYKDEAQTKESFDEEGYFKTGDKGEIDANGYVKITGRVKDIFKTSKGKYVTPVPIECKFGENPNIEQICITGTALTQPVALVVLSPEAREQGKEVMTSNLEETRQHINKSLESHARIGHIIVLKDEWTVDNGLLTPTLKFKRHELESRFKPFYEEDHKDKIVWEQ comes from the coding sequence ATGAGCACATTAGCACCAAATTTAAACACACCTCTCGATGCCTTATTACACTGGGAAAAGCATCGTGCCAATGAGGTATATTTACGCCAGCCTATTAATGGGACATTTCACGAGTTCACTTGGTCGCAAGTGGCAGACCAAACCAAGCGTATTGCTCAAGCACTACAATCACTGGGATTAGCTCCGGGTGATAAAATAGCGATCCTAGCAAAAAATAGCGCCGAATGGTTTATTAACGATTTAGCAATCATGTACGCGGGTTATATCAGCGTGCCAATTTATTCAACAGCAAACGCTAAAACCATTAACTATGTACTCGAACACAGTGAAGCGAAAGTATTGTTTGTTGGTAAGTTGGATAATTATCAAAGTTTAGAAGGCAAGCTGCCTGCTGACGTAATTACTATCAGCTACCCATATGAGACTCTGACTTGCCAATACAAATGGAATGACTTGCTGGAACAGCATCAGCCATTAGCAACACCTGCACATATCAATTTAGACGACTTGATGTCCATTATTTACACATCGGGTAGTACCGGTAATCCAAAAGGCGTAATGATCACGTTTGCGGCATTCAAATCTGCATCACAAAACATTATCACTAGCTTAGGCTTTGTTGCGGGCGACAGACTACTGTCTTATTTACCACTGGCACACATTACTGAACGTGTTTATATTGAAGGTAGCAGTATTTATGCTGGTGAAGGTGTGGTGTCTTTTGTTGAATCACTTGATACCTTTGTAAGCAATATCCAATCTGTAGAACCGACATTGTTTATTTCTGTGCCACGTCTATGGACTCGCTTCCAAATGGGTGTTTTACAAAAAATGCCGGCACACAAACTTAACTTCCTACTAAAGATCCCATTCGTTAATGGTTTAGTGAGAGCGAAGATTAAACGTGGCCTAGGTTTACACCATGCGCGTATGCTTGGTTGTGGTTCAGCAGCTGTATCACCGGCATTATTAAAATGGTATGAGCGTCTTGGTTTAAATATTACCGAAGCATGGGGCATGACAGAAAACCTGGCTTACGGCACGTTAAACCACCCGTTTAATCCACAAAAAATCGGCACGATTGGTAAGCCTGGTAAAGGTGTTGACCTTAAAATTTCAGAGATCGGTGAAATCTTAGTAAAAGGTGATGGCCTGATGACGGGTTATTACAAAGATGAAGCACAAACCAAAGAATCATTCGATGAAGAAGGTTATTTCAAAACGGGTGATAAAGGCGAGATCGACGCTAACGGTTATGTGAAAATTACTGGCCGAGTAAAAGATATCTTCAAAACGTCAAAAGGTAAGTACGTCACACCAGTGCCTATTGAATGTAAATTTGGTGAAAACCCTAATATTGAGCAAATCTGTATTACCGGCACAGCCTTAACACAGCCAGTTGCATTAGTGGTGCTATCACCAGAAGCGCGTGAACAAGGTAAAGAAGTGATGACAAGCAACCTTGAAGAAACACGTCAGCACATTAATAAGTCGTTAGAATCACACGCACGCATTGGTCATATCATTGTATTAAAAGATGAGTGGACAGTGGATAATGGTTTATTAACACCGACGTTGAAATTTAAGCGCCATGAATTAGAAAGTCGCTTTAAACCTTTCTACGAAGAAGATCATAAAGATAAGATTGTTTGGGAACAGTAA
- a CDS encoding thiol:disulfide interchange protein DsbA/DsbL, which translates to MMKKLFILITAMLFLPFANAAQFKEGVHYDVISEQATSKPQVAEYFSYFCPHCNKFEPIMTDVTKRLEGSDIKVEKNHVAFIGREMGIEMQKAFATAELLNVEHEMSSAIFSAIHDQKRRFTGRDDIRTVFTDAGIDGKKFDAAVNSFAVNGKVARMDKNTASNNIRGVPALIVNDKYQINMGSIKARGEEFNVKLAALIKYLAAKTN; encoded by the coding sequence ATGATGAAGAAATTATTTATATTGATCACCGCAATGCTATTTTTACCGTTTGCCAATGCAGCACAGTTTAAAGAAGGCGTGCATTATGATGTTATCTCTGAGCAGGCAACATCAAAACCACAAGTTGCTGAGTACTTTTCGTATTTTTGCCCACACTGTAATAAATTCGAACCGATTATGACTGACGTGACTAAACGTCTTGAAGGTAGTGATATTAAAGTAGAAAAAAATCACGTTGCTTTTATTGGTCGTGAAATGGGTATCGAAATGCAAAAAGCATTTGCGACTGCAGAGCTATTAAATGTTGAGCATGAAATGTCATCGGCAATTTTCTCAGCGATCCATGATCAAAAACGTCGATTCACTGGTCGTGATGATATCCGCACTGTATTTACAGATGCTGGTATCGACGGTAAGAAATTTGATGCCGCAGTAAATAGTTTTGCTGTTAACGGTAAAGTAGCGCGTATGGATAAAAATACTGCTTCAAATAATATCCGTGGTGTACCCGCGCTGATCGTTAACGACAAATACCAAATTAACATGGGTAGCATTAAGGCGCGTGGTGAAGAATTTAACGTTAAACTAGCCGCTCTGATTAAATATCTAGCAGCTAAAACGAATTAA
- a CDS encoding serine/threonine protein kinase yields MTDLPTDYSLLSPDFMLDAIESIGIRVDSGLLELNSYENRVFQFLDEDRQRFVVKFYRPARWSDEQIQEEHDFSLQLKLAEIDVVAPLQFDGRSLFIYQGYRLAIFPSVGGRPIEVDNLDALESVGRNLGRVHQLASQQSFVHRPTLSIAEFVQAPKLILQQHNFVPAHLETSFFNVYDALAKEISLQYKPDDKQLIRLHGDLHAGNILWRDNKVTLLDFDDCRQGPAVQDLWMMLHGERHEQLLQLEVMLEGYEEFCSFDAKQLRLIEPLRGMRMMNYMGWIAKRWHDPAFNRHFSWFTDEQFWQQQVGFLQEQIDNMQKPPLSLIPNY; encoded by the coding sequence ATGACAGACCTGCCTACTGATTACAGTTTGCTTTCCCCTGATTTCATGTTGGATGCGATAGAGTCTATCGGTATCCGTGTTGATTCAGGATTGTTGGAATTAAACAGCTATGAAAATCGGGTGTTTCAATTTCTAGATGAAGATCGTCAACGCTTTGTGGTTAAGTTCTATCGCCCTGCACGTTGGAGTGATGAACAGATCCAAGAAGAGCATGATTTTTCTCTACAGTTAAAGTTAGCTGAAATTGATGTAGTTGCGCCGTTACAATTTGATGGTCGTAGTTTATTCATTTATCAAGGTTACCGCTTAGCTATTTTCCCGAGTGTCGGTGGTCGTCCTATTGAAGTGGATAACCTCGATGCTTTGGAGTCTGTCGGGCGTAACTTAGGTCGCGTTCATCAGTTAGCCAGCCAGCAATCATTTGTGCATCGACCAACATTATCGATTGCAGAATTTGTACAAGCACCGAAGTTGATATTACAACAACATAACTTTGTACCTGCACATTTAGAAACGTCTTTTTTTAATGTTTATGATGCCCTCGCCAAAGAAATTTCGTTGCAATATAAGCCGGATGATAAGCAGTTAATTCGCTTACATGGCGATTTGCATGCTGGTAATATTTTGTGGCGTGATAATAAGGTGACACTATTGGACTTTGATGATTGCCGTCAAGGACCTGCAGTACAAGACTTATGGATGATGCTACATGGCGAACGTCATGAACAATTATTACAATTGGAAGTGATGCTTGAAGGTTATGAGGAATTTTGTTCCTTTGACGCTAAGCAGCTAAGGTTAATTGAGCCATTACGCGGTATGCGCATGATGAATTATATGGGTTGGATCGCTAAACGTTGGCATGATCCTGCTTTTAATCGTCACTTCTCGTGGTTTACTGACGAGCAATTTTGGCAACAACAGGTCGGTTTTTTACAAGAACAGATTGATAATATGCAAAAACCGCCGTTATCTCTCATTCCTAATTACTAA
- the ccoG gene encoding cytochrome c oxidase accessory protein CcoG: MSEERINIKDVTPKVKPKYTNVGADNHIYVRNMTGVFQRLRKYMGWFFMVLFLALPLFQWDGHQAILLNIAEQRIHIFALTIFPQDLMLLALLLIVGAFALFFITAYLGRVWCGFMCPQTIWTFIFIWFEEKIEGSANKRLKLNQGPITADKVKKKALKHSAWLSFSVFTGLAFMAYFVPIFELYSDFFTLQASSLVYFWVLFFAFCTYGNAGWMRSIMCTHMCPYARFQSAMFDTDTLIVGYDFNRGESRGPRSRKTDHKAKGLGDCIDCNLCVQVCPAGIDIRDGLQYECINCGACIDACDQTMERMNYPKGLIRYTSENELNNKPHEKSRFKLIAYGVIMTLMTVMFAVSVVSISPVQMDIIRDRNALYRENSDGNIENTYTLKIINKTSFTQKYNLSVTDVPDHEWFGPREIEVLPGELLVQPVSLAIDPYDLKQPVLKINFVITEQGNEHYVFTQQSRFISQL; this comes from the coding sequence ATGTCTGAAGAACGCATAAATATAAAAGATGTAACCCCTAAAGTTAAACCTAAATATACCAATGTCGGCGCCGATAATCATATCTATGTCCGCAATATGACAGGTGTATTTCAGCGATTGAGAAAGTACATGGGTTGGTTTTTTATGGTGCTGTTTTTAGCATTACCTTTGTTCCAGTGGGATGGCCATCAGGCGATCTTATTAAATATCGCTGAACAGCGTATCCATATCTTTGCTTTAACTATTTTCCCTCAAGACCTGATGCTATTAGCCTTATTGCTGATCGTCGGTGCCTTCGCGTTATTTTTCATCACTGCTTATTTAGGCCGAGTTTGGTGTGGCTTTATGTGCCCACAAACTATCTGGACCTTTATCTTTATTTGGTTTGAAGAGAAAATTGAAGGTTCAGCCAATAAACGTTTGAAGTTAAACCAAGGTCCTATAACTGCTGATAAAGTAAAAAAGAAAGCACTTAAACATAGCGCATGGTTAAGCTTTTCGGTATTTACCGGTCTGGCATTCATGGCTTATTTCGTGCCTATCTTTGAGCTGTACAGCGATTTCTTTACTCTGCAAGCCAGTAGCCTAGTGTATTTCTGGGTACTGTTTTTTGCATTTTGTACTTACGGTAATGCAGGTTGGATGCGTAGCATCATGTGTACCCACATGTGCCCGTATGCTCGTTTCCAATCGGCAATGTTTGATACTGATACTTTAATTGTTGGTTATGATTTTAATCGTGGCGAGTCACGTGGTCCACGTTCACGTAAAACCGATCATAAAGCCAAAGGCTTAGGTGATTGTATCGACTGTAATTTATGTGTTCAGGTATGTCCAGCCGGTATTGATATTCGTGATGGCCTGCAATATGAGTGCATTAACTGTGGCGCTTGTATTGATGCGTGCGATCAAACAATGGAACGCATGAACTATCCAAAAGGCTTGATCCGTTATACTTCTGAAAATGAATTAAACAATAAACCGCATGAAAAAAGCCGTTTTAAGTTAATAGCTTATGGCGTGATAATGACGTTGATGACGGTGATGTTTGCCGTTAGTGTGGTGAGTATTTCACCGGTGCAAATGGATATCATCCGCGATCGAAACGCACTCTATCGTGAAAATTCTGACGGTAATATTGAAAATACTTATACATTGAAAATTATAAACAAAACATCATTTACCCAGAAGTACAACTTGTCGGTTACCGATGTACCTGATCATGAATGGTTTGGTCCACGTGAAATTGAAGTGTTGCCGGGTGAGTTGTTAGTACAGCCAGTGAGTTTAGCTATCGACCCGTATGACCTGAAACAACCAGTGCTAAAAATCAACTTTGTCATCACTGAACAAGGTAATGAACATTATGTCTTTACTCAACAAAGTCGTTTTATCAGCCAGTTATAG
- a CDS encoding PLP-dependent aminotransferase family protein, with translation MLLQKSRYHGVAAEIQLQIEQRIWLPGERIPSIRKMSKIQHISPMTVLKAYELLEAEGWVYAKPRSGYFVVAHLNRLAIPQQTIPQLTNRAIKINEHVFEVLKACKRVDIVPLGSAFPDPELFPLKQLGQALAKTIKTMPALSAVTELPPGSVALRRAIAQRYIRDGIDVSIDDIVITSGAMESLGLSLMAVTKPGDTVAIESPAFYGVLQTVERLQLKAIEITTDPQFGMSVDALQHAVQHHDIKACWLMSKYQNPLGSSMPEENKLALLEVLAKAQIPLLEDDVYSELYFSEQKPQPIKAYDEQGLVLHCSSFSKCLAPGFRVGWVVAGRYAKQIEQLQLMTTLSAAVPNQLAIAEFVLHGRYDIHLRQLRRQLKSRQQQMQHAIEQYFPAETKITRPSGGYFLWLVLPEHINTGELLHTLLDQHNISIAPGTLFASDNKYKNCMRINCSYLLTDKIRQALITLAECVG, from the coding sequence ATGCTGTTACAAAAAAGTCGCTACCATGGCGTAGCGGCTGAAATTCAATTACAGATCGAACAGCGAATATGGCTACCTGGCGAGCGTATTCCTTCTATTCGTAAAATGAGTAAAATACAACACATCAGCCCGATGACGGTATTAAAAGCCTATGAGTTGTTAGAGGCTGAAGGCTGGGTTTATGCGAAACCACGCTCTGGCTATTTTGTTGTCGCCCATCTCAATCGTCTTGCTATCCCTCAACAAACCATTCCGCAACTCACTAATCGCGCGATTAAGATCAATGAGCATGTTTTTGAAGTGCTGAAAGCCTGTAAACGCGTAGATATTGTGCCGCTGGGTTCTGCTTTTCCCGATCCTGAACTATTTCCGTTAAAACAATTAGGCCAAGCGTTAGCTAAAACCATCAAAACCATGCCTGCTCTCAGTGCTGTCACAGAGTTACCACCGGGCAGTGTCGCGTTAAGGCGTGCGATAGCTCAACGCTATATTCGTGACGGTATCGATGTGTCTATTGATGATATCGTCATCACTTCTGGTGCGATGGAGTCATTAGGCTTGAGTCTGATGGCTGTGACAAAACCAGGTGATACAGTGGCGATTGAATCACCGGCTTTTTATGGGGTGTTGCAAACGGTTGAACGCTTGCAGCTTAAAGCTATTGAAATTACCACAGATCCACAATTTGGTATGTCGGTTGATGCGTTGCAACATGCGGTGCAGCATCATGATATTAAAGCCTGTTGGTTAATGAGTAAATACCAAAACCCGCTGGGCTCATCTATGCCGGAAGAAAATAAGCTAGCCCTTCTTGAAGTGCTAGCTAAAGCACAAATCCCGTTACTTGAGGATGATGTTTACAGTGAACTGTATTTCTCAGAACAAAAACCGCAACCGATCAAAGCGTATGATGAACAAGGTTTGGTACTCCATTGTTCCTCCTTTTCAAAATGCTTAGCACCTGGTTTTAGAGTGGGCTGGGTAGTGGCAGGGCGTTATGCCAAACAAATCGAACAATTGCAATTGATGACCACGCTTTCTGCGGCGGTACCTAACCAACTCGCGATTGCTGAATTTGTATTACATGGTCGCTATGATATTCACTTACGCCAATTAAGACGACAGTTAAAATCACGCCAGCAACAGATGCAACATGCCATTGAACAATACTTCCCAGCCGAAACCAAGATCACCAGACCGAGTGGCGGTTACTTCTTATGGTTAGTGCTACCAGAACATATAAACACCGGTGAATTGCTGCATACTTTATTAGATCAGCACAATATCAGTATCGCCCCTGGTACCTTGTTTGCCAGTGATAATAAGTATAAAAACTGTATGCGAATCAATTGTTCCTATTTACTCACGGATAAAATACGCCAAGCGCTGATTACGTTAGCAGAATGTGTCGGATAA